The proteins below come from a single Juglans regia cultivar Chandler chromosome 12, Walnut 2.0, whole genome shotgun sequence genomic window:
- the LOC109011705 gene encoding xyloglucan endotransglucosylase/hydrolase 2-like codes for MGFSGFALVGVVFSCLLVATSAGNFYQDFDITWGGNRARIFKGGQLLSLSLDRVSGSGFQSKNEYLFGRIDMQLKLVAGNSAGTVTAYYLSSQGPTHDEIDFEFLGNVSGDPYIVHTNVFTQGKGNREQQFYLWFDPTRNFHTYSIIWKAQHIIFLVDNIPIRVFKNAESIGVPFPKSQPMKIYSSLWNADDWATRGGLVKADWSKSPFTAYYRNFNVTSFKSTTSLSDAGLLTNELDAHGRRRLRWAQKYFMIYNYCTDLKRFPQGLPPECRRGRFL; via the exons atgGGGTTTTCTGGTTTTGCATTGGTTGGTGTAGTTTTCAGTTGTTTATTAGTTGCAACCAGTGCTGGTAACTTCTACCAAGACTTTGATATAACATGGGGAGGCAACCGTGCCAGAATATTCAAAGGAGGACAGCTTCTGTCTCTGTCTCTAGACAGAGTCTCTGGCTCTGGCTTTCAGTCTAAGAATGAATACCTATTTGGAAGGATCGATATGCAGCTCAAACTTGTTGCCGGCAACTCTGCTGGCACTGTCACTGCATACTAT TTGTCGTCTCAGGGGCCAACTCACGATGAAATCGACTTCGAATTCTTGGGAAATGTTAGTGGTGACCCTTATATTGTACACACCAACGTGTTCACTCAGGGCAAGGGAAACAGGGAGCAGCAATTCTATCTCTGGTTCGACCCCACAAGAAATTTTCACACTTACTCTATCATCTGGAAAGCCCAACATATAAT CTTCTTGGTTGATAACATTCCTATAAGAGTATTCAAGAATGCAGAGTCGATTGGTGTTCCATTCCCAAAGAGCCAACCCATGAAGATTTACTCTAGTCTTTGGAACGCTGACGACTGGGCCACGAGAGGTGGATTGGTGAAAGCTGATTGGTCCAAGTCACCCTTCACAGCATACTACCGGAACTTCAATGTTACATCCTTCAAGTCCACCACTTCCCTATCCGATGCAGGGTTGCTAACCAACGAGCTTGATGCCCATGGCCGAAGACGTCTGAGATGGGCTCAGAAATACTTCATGATCTACAACTATTGCACTGATTTAAAACGCTTCCCTCAGGGTCTTCCTCCAGAGTGCAGACGGGGGAGATTTCTCTGA